One Cellulomonas sp. NS3 genomic region harbors:
- a CDS encoding DUF881 domain-containing protein — translation MPDHPHRAARAARGTLSVALVLALAGALFAANARLARTTGERHPQDLAGLAQVEERRLGVLLDEVATLRSDVERLTAAQAELDGIVIEPLAPAAELEAGLVPVTGPGLIVELEDAPADAARPTSVRPDDLVVHQQDLQAVINALWAGGAEAMGLMDQRVISTSAFQCIGNVLSLHGQPYSPPYVVRAVGDPAALRRALYASPEIQNYLRYVDAVGLGWSVTVASDPLTLPAYEGATELEHARVPEGTEVLPGLPDGGTADARDGDDARDDEQDRAARAEDSA, via the coding sequence GTGCCCGACCACCCGCACCGTGCTGCCCGTGCCGCGCGCGGCACGCTGTCCGTCGCGCTCGTCCTCGCGCTGGCCGGGGCCCTGTTCGCGGCGAACGCGCGGCTGGCCCGGACGACGGGGGAGCGGCACCCGCAGGACCTCGCCGGGCTCGCCCAGGTCGAGGAGCGCCGGCTCGGCGTCCTGCTCGACGAGGTCGCGACGCTGCGCTCGGACGTCGAGCGCCTCACGGCCGCCCAGGCCGAGCTCGACGGCATCGTGATCGAGCCCTTGGCACCGGCCGCGGAGCTCGAGGCCGGCCTCGTGCCCGTGACCGGGCCCGGGCTGATCGTCGAGCTCGAGGACGCCCCGGCGGACGCCGCGCGGCCCACGTCGGTCCGCCCCGACGACCTCGTCGTGCACCAGCAGGACCTCCAGGCGGTCATCAACGCGCTGTGGGCGGGTGGCGCCGAGGCGATGGGCCTCATGGACCAGCGGGTGATCTCGACGAGCGCGTTCCAGTGCATCGGCAACGTGCTCTCGCTGCACGGCCAGCCGTACTCGCCGCCGTACGTGGTGCGGGCCGTCGGCGACCCCGCCGCGCTGCGCCGCGCGCTCTACGCGTCCCCGGAGATCCAGAACTACCTGCGTTACGTCGACGCGGTCGGCCTCGGCTGGTCCGTGACCGTCGCGTCGGACCCGCTGACCCTGCCCGCGTACGAGGGCGCGACCGAGCTCGAGCACGCGCGCGTCCCCGAGGGCACCGAGGTGCTGCCCGGGCTGCCCGACGGCGGGACCGCCGACGCGCGGGACGGCGACGACGCGCGCGACGACGAGCAGGACCGCGCGGCGCGGGCGGAGGACTCCGCGTGA
- a CDS encoding cell division protein CrgA codes for MPESKNRKKAAYTPPPAASGPQVSPRWLVPVMLGLMILGLVWIVVTYIMRSEYPVPGIGQWNLAIGFALILAGFALTTRWR; via the coding sequence GTGCCCGAGTCGAAGAACCGCAAGAAGGCGGCCTACACGCCGCCGCCCGCCGCAAGCGGCCCCCAGGTGAGCCCGCGGTGGCTGGTGCCCGTGATGCTCGGCCTGATGATCCTCGGCCTCGTGTGGATCGTCGTCACGTACATCATGCGTTCGGAGTACCCCGTCCCGGGCATCGGGCAGTGGAACCTCGCGATCGGCTTCGCCCTGATCCTCGCGGGCTTCGCCCTCACGACGCGCTGGCGCTGA
- the pknB gene encoding Stk1 family PASTA domain-containing Ser/Thr kinase gives MDDGSRILGGRYEVGELIGRGGMAEVHIGHDTRLGRTVAIKVLRSDLARDPSFQARFRREAQAAASLNHPAVVAVYDTGEDLVTEPSGVVAHVPFIVMEYVEGHTVRDILRDGNAVPIEEAVEITAGVLSALEYSHHAGIVHRDIKPANVMLTPTGAVKVMDFGIARAVADSAATMTQTQAVIGTAQYLSPEQARGETVDTRSDLYSTGCLLFELLTGRPPFVGDSPVAVAYQHVREAAPAPSMFAADVPDSLDRITLKALAKDRDSRYSTAAEFRTDLEAAARGGHVGAPPVGALVATGANDDATQVFGAAGPATTQVVATGPAPWAPTGPGTTVLPPTGAATGAAAEEDEPKKKRWLLWTLIAVAVLAVAGIIALIASNANREAEPETVTVPAIVDMPAPQAKVEIEGAGLVWAQEEVASDTIAEGNVVSSDPASGEPAEKDSTVTVQVSTGPDTATVPDVTGLTQDAARAQIEGAGLTVGSITPEDSAAFPKDRVTKTDPAANASTKAGSAVTVFIASGNVVVPELVGQPQGEAEKALADLSLSSTTAEVETNEQPPGTVVSQSRAAGDLVPQNSSVRLEVAVAPTALLIPDGLVGQSWDQASRTLSGLGLQPQRRDVDSDQPKDTVIKTDPTRGDEVEPGSVVVVDVSRGPRNGQPNPTPTVPAPGNNG, from the coding sequence GTGGACGACGGATCCCGGATCCTCGGAGGACGGTACGAGGTCGGTGAGCTGATCGGCCGCGGCGGCATGGCCGAGGTGCACATCGGCCACGACACGCGGCTCGGACGGACCGTGGCGATCAAGGTCCTGCGCTCCGACCTCGCACGCGACCCCTCGTTCCAGGCACGCTTCCGCCGCGAGGCCCAGGCCGCCGCGTCGCTGAACCACCCCGCGGTCGTCGCGGTCTACGACACCGGCGAGGACCTCGTCACCGAGCCCTCGGGCGTCGTCGCGCACGTGCCGTTCATCGTCATGGAGTACGTCGAGGGCCACACGGTCCGCGACATCCTGCGCGACGGCAACGCGGTCCCCATCGAGGAGGCCGTCGAGATCACGGCCGGCGTGCTCTCGGCTCTGGAGTACTCCCACCACGCGGGCATCGTGCACCGCGACATCAAGCCCGCGAACGTCATGCTGACCCCGACCGGCGCGGTCAAGGTCATGGACTTCGGCATCGCGCGCGCCGTCGCGGACTCCGCGGCGACCATGACCCAGACGCAGGCGGTCATCGGCACCGCGCAGTACCTGTCCCCGGAGCAGGCGCGCGGCGAGACCGTCGACACGCGCTCCGACCTGTACTCGACGGGCTGCCTGCTGTTCGAGCTGCTGACCGGGCGCCCGCCGTTCGTCGGCGACTCCCCCGTCGCCGTGGCGTACCAGCACGTCCGCGAGGCCGCCCCGGCGCCCAGCATGTTCGCCGCGGACGTCCCCGACTCGCTCGACCGGATCACGCTCAAGGCCCTCGCCAAGGACCGGGACTCCCGCTACTCGACGGCCGCCGAGTTCCGCACCGACCTCGAGGCCGCCGCGCGCGGGGGCCACGTCGGCGCTCCCCCGGTCGGTGCGCTCGTGGCCACCGGCGCGAACGACGACGCGACGCAGGTGTTCGGCGCCGCCGGCCCGGCGACGACGCAGGTCGTGGCCACCGGCCCCGCACCGTGGGCGCCGACCGGCCCGGGCACGACCGTGCTGCCCCCCACGGGCGCCGCGACCGGCGCCGCCGCCGAGGAGGACGAGCCGAAGAAGAAGCGCTGGCTGCTGTGGACGCTCATCGCGGTCGCGGTGCTCGCCGTCGCGGGGATCATCGCGCTCATCGCGTCGAACGCGAACCGGGAGGCCGAGCCGGAGACGGTCACGGTCCCGGCGATCGTCGACATGCCCGCACCCCAGGCCAAGGTCGAGATCGAGGGCGCCGGCCTCGTGTGGGCCCAGGAGGAGGTCGCCTCCGACACGATCGCCGAGGGCAACGTCGTCTCGAGCGACCCGGCGAGCGGGGAGCCGGCCGAGAAGGACTCGACGGTGACGGTCCAGGTCTCGACCGGACCCGACACCGCGACGGTCCCCGACGTCACGGGCCTGACCCAGGACGCGGCGCGCGCCCAGATCGAGGGCGCCGGCCTCACCGTCGGCTCCATCACGCCCGAGGACAGCGCCGCGTTCCCCAAGGACCGGGTCACCAAGACCGACCCCGCCGCGAACGCCTCGACCAAGGCCGGGTCCGCCGTCACGGTGTTCATCGCGAGCGGCAATGTGGTCGTCCCCGAGCTCGTCGGGCAGCCGCAGGGCGAGGCGGAGAAGGCGCTCGCCGACCTCAGCCTGAGCTCGACGACCGCCGAGGTCGAGACGAACGAGCAGCCTCCCGGCACGGTCGTGAGCCAGAGCCGGGCCGCGGGCGACCTCGTCCCGCAGAACTCGTCGGTGCGCCTCGAGGTGGCCGTCGCGCCGACCGCGCTGCTCATCCCCGACGGTCTCGTCGGTCAGTCCTGGGACCAGGCGAGCCGCACGCTCTCCGGCCTCGGGCTGCAGCCGCAGCGCCGCGACGTCGACAGCGACCAGCCGAAGGACACGGTCATCAAGACCGACCCGACGCGCGGCGACGAGGTCGAGCCGGGGTCGGTCGTCGTCGTGGACGTCTCGCGCGGGCCGCGCAACGGCCAGCCGAACCCCACGCCGACGGTGCCGGCGCCGGGAAACAACGGCTGA
- a CDS encoding serine/threonine-protein kinase gives MRAAAGVVLGQRYRLVREIAVGGMGEVWVAHDESLARDVAIKVLREEFAGDPNFLSRFRTEARNSAALSHQNIAQLYDYGEQEGSAFLVIELVLGEPMSDLLEREPVLPPRKLLPILAQTARALHHAHDAGVVHRDVKPGNILLGRGGRVKITDFGVSLATNQVPMTATGMVMGTAQYLSPEQAVGQPATPHSDLYSLGIVAYEALAGKRPFTGPTAVDIAVAHVNAPVPPLPAAIDKRLAGIVLSLLAKDPRDRPPSAAQLARILDEMVERTPATGVAVVVPARRSSGRGGTTMIAPGSDVRVAPPTQQPGPRRAAPPPAGRAAPPAPAAAKSPAAPASIPPPAPHGHLGDDDGHPPSYPPRRELRDATEVRRTAGTHRAPTRAGWITSTTTGTRLGKLGRLTWPLVVLILLVVALLGAALADRLTGAEGGSPPGEPVLGATGTTRTTTTVTAPATGTGAAAGTPTAAVRPGYALRDGLDGMITERARVADGAAGTWTTTAKDA, from the coding sequence GTGAGAGCAGCAGCGGGCGTGGTGCTCGGCCAGCGGTACCGCCTCGTGCGGGAGATCGCCGTCGGCGGCATGGGTGAGGTGTGGGTCGCGCACGACGAGTCCCTCGCGCGCGACGTCGCCATCAAGGTGCTCCGCGAGGAGTTCGCGGGCGACCCCAACTTCCTGTCCCGGTTCCGTACCGAGGCCCGCAACTCCGCGGCGCTCTCGCACCAGAACATCGCGCAGCTCTACGACTACGGCGAGCAGGAGGGCTCCGCGTTCCTCGTCATCGAGCTCGTGCTCGGGGAGCCCATGAGCGACCTGCTCGAGCGCGAGCCCGTGCTGCCCCCGCGCAAGCTGCTGCCGATCCTGGCGCAGACCGCCCGGGCGCTGCACCACGCGCACGACGCCGGCGTGGTGCACCGCGACGTCAAGCCCGGCAACATCCTGCTCGGGCGCGGCGGACGCGTGAAGATCACCGACTTCGGGGTGTCGCTCGCGACGAACCAGGTGCCGATGACGGCGACCGGCATGGTCATGGGCACCGCGCAGTACCTGTCGCCGGAGCAGGCCGTCGGGCAGCCCGCGACGCCGCACTCCGACCTGTACTCGCTCGGGATCGTCGCGTACGAGGCCCTCGCCGGGAAGCGCCCGTTCACGGGCCCGACGGCGGTCGACATCGCTGTCGCGCACGTCAACGCGCCCGTGCCGCCGCTGCCCGCCGCGATCGACAAGCGGCTGGCCGGCATCGTGCTGAGCCTGCTCGCGAAGGACCCGCGCGACCGCCCGCCGTCGGCCGCGCAGCTCGCGCGCATCCTCGACGAGATGGTCGAGCGCACGCCCGCGACCGGCGTCGCCGTCGTCGTCCCCGCCCGCCGCTCCTCGGGTCGCGGGGGGACGACGATGATCGCCCCCGGCTCGGACGTGCGCGTCGCACCCCCCACGCAGCAGCCCGGGCCCCGCCGCGCCGCCCCGCCGCCCGCGGGGCGCGCCGCGCCGCCGGCACCCGCCGCCGCGAAGTCCCCCGCCGCCCCTGCGTCGATCCCGCCGCCCGCACCGCACGGGCACCTCGGCGACGACGACGGGCACCCGCCGTCGTACCCGCCGCGCCGTGAGCTCCGCGACGCGACCGAGGTCCGGCGCACCGCGGGCACCCACCGCGCGCCGACCCGCGCCGGGTGGATCACCTCGACCACGACCGGCACCCGGCTCGGGAAGCTCGGCCGCCTGACCTGGCCGCTCGTCGTGCTGATCCTGCTGGTCGTCGCGCTCCTGGGGGCGGCCCTGGCCGATAGGCTCACCGGCGCCGAGGGCGGCTCTCCCCCGGGCGAGCCCGTGCTGGGCGCGACCGGCACGACGAGAACGACGACGACCGTCACGGCCCCGGCGACCGGGACCGGCGCGGCTGCCGGCACCCCCACGGCAGCCGTCCGCCCCGGATACGCTCTCCGGGACGGCCTCGATGGGATGATCACGGAACGTGCGCGGGTTGCCGACGGGGCAGCAGGCACGTGGACGACGACAGCGAAGGACGCCTAG
- a CDS encoding glycoside hydrolase family 9 protein translates to MSRLAPAHDAPAPAPRGRRRRAVVAGSATVALAAGALVAPMLTTTAAAAPDFNYAEALQKSMFFYEAQRSGDLPASNRVSWRGDSGLADGSDVGKDLTGGWYDAGDHVKFGLPMAFTSTMLAWGALESPAGYTRAGQLDEIKDNLRWVNDYFVKTHTAPNELYVQVGNGTDDHKWWGPAEVMTMARPAYKITAACPGSDAAGETAASLAAASIVFKTDDPTYSAKLLTHAKQLYSFADTYRGKYSDCVTDAASYYKSWSGYQDELVWGAYWLYKATGDATYLAKAEKEYDGLGVENQTTTRSYKWTVAWDDKSYAAYALLAMETGKQKYVDDANRWLDYWTVGVNGARINYSPGGQAVLDTWGSLRYAANTSFVALVYSDWITDATRKARYHDFGVRQINYALGDNPRKSSYVVGFGANPPQNPHHRTAHGSWLDSLTNPVKTRHVLYGALVGGPGSANDAYTDDRGDYVANEVATDYNAGFTSALARLVEEYGGTPLASFPTAEVPDGDQFFVEAKLNQPQTGMFTEVKAIIRNQSAYPARSLTNAKLRYWFTLDPDEPASNIKVTTNYTECGTNPPAVVAAGGSLYYAEIDCTGRNIYPGGQSQHRAEIQFRVAGGPTWNAANDPSFAGLASGTADPVKTKAITLYEGGTLIWGTEPGDVVEPDPDTTAPSVPGTPVASSVTGTSATLSWTPSTDTGGSGLAGYEVYRVQGTTATRVATTTTPGYALTGLTPDTAYTYAVAAKDTAGNVSARGTAVTFRTTGVIVDPGPDTTAPTVPAALTAAGVSATGATLTWTASSDPSNGQDHVSGVAGYDIGRVSGTATTVVASSTGPTHALTGLTASTAYQYAVRAKDGAGNVSAWSAPVSFTTTNGTTTPPSSCSVKYTANTWGSGFTGAVRITNTGSAALSSWTLAFAMPAGQTVTQGWSATWSQTGTAVTAKNAAWNGSLAAGASIEVGFNGTLTGTHVAPTTFTVNGAACTVG, encoded by the coding sequence ATGTCTCGCCTCGCCCCGGCGCACGACGCCCCGGCCCCAGCGCCACGCGGCCGGCGTCGCCGCGCCGTGGTCGCCGGCTCCGCCACCGTCGCGCTCGCCGCAGGTGCGCTCGTCGCGCCGATGCTCACGACCACCGCGGCCGCCGCCCCCGACTTCAACTACGCCGAGGCGCTGCAGAAGTCGATGTTCTTCTACGAGGCGCAGCGCTCGGGCGACCTGCCCGCGAGCAACCGCGTCTCGTGGCGCGGTGACTCGGGCCTGGCCGACGGCTCCGACGTGGGCAAGGACCTGACCGGCGGCTGGTACGACGCGGGCGACCACGTGAAGTTCGGCCTGCCGATGGCGTTCACGTCGACGATGCTCGCGTGGGGTGCCCTCGAGAGCCCGGCCGGCTACACCAGGGCGGGCCAGCTCGACGAGATCAAGGACAACCTGCGCTGGGTCAACGACTACTTCGTCAAGACCCACACCGCCCCCAACGAGCTCTACGTGCAGGTCGGCAACGGCACGGACGACCACAAGTGGTGGGGCCCCGCCGAGGTCATGACGATGGCCCGGCCGGCCTACAAGATCACCGCCGCCTGCCCGGGGTCCGACGCCGCGGGGGAGACCGCCGCGTCGCTCGCCGCCGCCTCGATCGTGTTCAAGACGGACGACCCGACGTACTCCGCGAAGCTCCTCACGCACGCCAAGCAGCTCTACTCGTTCGCCGACACCTACCGCGGCAAGTACTCCGACTGCGTCACCGACGCCGCGTCGTACTACAAGTCGTGGTCCGGCTACCAGGACGAGCTCGTCTGGGGGGCGTACTGGCTCTACAAGGCCACCGGTGACGCGACCTACCTCGCCAAGGCCGAGAAGGAGTACGACGGGCTCGGCGTCGAGAACCAGACGACCACGCGCAGCTACAAGTGGACCGTCGCGTGGGACGACAAGTCCTACGCCGCGTACGCGCTGCTCGCGATGGAGACCGGCAAGCAGAAGTACGTGGACGACGCGAACCGCTGGCTCGACTACTGGACCGTCGGCGTCAACGGCGCCAGGATCAACTACTCGCCGGGCGGCCAGGCCGTGCTCGACACCTGGGGCTCGCTCCGGTACGCCGCGAACACCTCGTTCGTCGCGCTGGTCTACTCCGACTGGATCACGGACGCGACCCGCAAGGCGCGGTACCACGACTTCGGCGTCCGGCAGATCAACTACGCGCTCGGCGACAACCCGCGCAAGTCCAGCTACGTCGTCGGCTTCGGCGCCAACCCGCCGCAGAACCCGCACCACCGCACCGCGCACGGCTCGTGGCTCGACTCGCTGACCAACCCGGTCAAGACCCGGCACGTGCTCTACGGCGCGCTCGTCGGCGGGCCCGGCTCCGCGAACGACGCCTACACCGACGACCGCGGGGACTACGTCGCCAACGAGGTCGCGACCGACTACAACGCCGGCTTCACCAGCGCGCTCGCGCGGCTCGTCGAGGAGTACGGCGGCACGCCGCTCGCGAGCTTCCCGACGGCCGAGGTGCCCGACGGCGACCAGTTCTTCGTCGAGGCCAAGCTCAACCAGCCGCAGACCGGGATGTTCACCGAGGTCAAGGCCATCATCCGCAACCAGTCGGCGTACCCGGCGCGCAGCCTCACGAACGCCAAGCTCCGCTACTGGTTCACGCTCGACCCCGACGAGCCGGCCTCGAACATCAAGGTCACGACGAACTACACCGAGTGCGGGACGAACCCGCCGGCCGTCGTCGCCGCGGGCGGCTCGCTGTACTACGCCGAGATCGACTGCACCGGGCGCAACATCTACCCCGGCGGCCAGTCGCAGCACCGCGCCGAGATCCAGTTCCGGGTCGCGGGCGGCCCGACGTGGAACGCCGCCAACGACCCGTCGTTCGCCGGCCTCGCCTCCGGCACGGCCGACCCGGTCAAGACCAAGGCGATCACCCTGTACGAGGGCGGCACGCTGATCTGGGGCACCGAGCCCGGCGACGTCGTCGAGCCCGACCCCGACACCACGGCGCCGTCGGTCCCCGGCACGCCGGTCGCGTCGTCCGTCACCGGCACGTCCGCGACGCTCTCGTGGACGCCGTCCACGGACACGGGCGGCAGCGGGCTCGCCGGCTACGAGGTGTACCGGGTGCAGGGGACGACGGCCACGCGCGTCGCCACCACCACGACGCCCGGCTACGCGCTCACCGGCCTCACGCCCGACACGGCGTACACCTACGCGGTCGCCGCGAAGGACACGGCCGGCAACGTCTCGGCGCGCGGCACCGCCGTGACGTTCCGGACGACGGGCGTCATCGTCGACCCGGGCCCCGACACGACCGCCCCGACCGTCCCGGCGGCCCTCACCGCGGCCGGCGTGAGCGCCACCGGCGCGACCCTGACCTGGACCGCCTCGAGCGACCCGAGCAACGGTCAGGACCACGTCAGCGGCGTCGCCGGCTACGACATCGGCCGGGTCTCCGGCACCGCGACGACCGTCGTGGCCTCGTCCACCGGCCCGACGCACGCCCTGACGGGCCTCACGGCGTCGACGGCGTACCAGTACGCCGTGCGGGCCAAGGACGGCGCGGGCAACGTCTCCGCGTGGAGCGCGCCGGTGTCGTTCACGACCACGAACGGCACCACCACGCCGCCGTCGTCGTGCAGCGTGAAGTACACCGCCAACACGTGGGGCTCCGGCTTCACCGGCGCGGTGCGCATCACGAACACGGGCTCCGCGGCGCTCAGCTCGTGGACGCTCGCGTTCGCGATGCCCGCCGGGCAGACCGTGACGCAGGGCTGGAGCGCGACCTGGTCGCAGACCGGCACCGCCGTCACCGCCAAGAACGCCGCCTGGAACGGCTCGCTCGCCGCGGGCGCGTCGATCGAGGTCGGCTTCAACGGCACGCTCACCGGCACGCACGTCGCCCCGACCACCTTCACGGTCAACGGCGCGGCCTGCACAGTCGGCTAG
- a CDS encoding peptidylprolyl isomerase, producing the protein MFATLHTTAGDIRIELFPNHAPKTVENFTGLATGSKAWKDPKTGAESSAPLYDGVIFHRVIPGFMIQGGDPLGTGTGGPGYSFDDEIHPELQFGEPYLLAMANAGLRRDPITGKTGGTNGSQFFVTVVPTPHLNGKHTIFGKVADDASRKVVDTIAATPTSRGDRPVEDVVISSVTIED; encoded by the coding sequence ATGTTCGCGACACTGCACACGACCGCCGGTGACATCCGGATCGAGCTCTTCCCGAACCACGCGCCGAAGACGGTGGAGAACTTCACCGGCCTCGCGACCGGGAGCAAGGCGTGGAAGGACCCGAAGACGGGCGCGGAGAGCAGCGCGCCGCTGTACGACGGCGTCATCTTCCACCGCGTGATCCCCGGCTTCATGATCCAGGGCGGCGACCCGCTCGGCACCGGCACGGGCGGCCCGGGCTACAGCTTCGACGACGAGATCCACCCCGAGCTGCAGTTCGGCGAGCCGTACCTGCTCGCGATGGCGAACGCCGGCCTGCGCCGCGACCCGATCACCGGCAAGACCGGCGGCACCAACGGCTCGCAGTTCTTCGTCACGGTCGTCCCGACGCCGCACCTGAACGGCAAGCACACCATCTTCGGCAAGGTCGCGGACGACGCGAGCCGCAAGGTCGTCGACACGATCGCCGCGACGCCCACGAGCCGCGGCGACCGCCCTGTCGAGGACGTCGTCATCAGCTCGGTCACGATCGAGGACTGA
- a CDS encoding class E sortase yields the protein MSVEAPTRSNPRHSRSSTSSRGRSAAFGLLGVLGELLITLGVLLLAFLVWQLWWTDVVGNRAQADIVQELDWDVAPTAPTPGATEGPTEPVGPVVAAPRRDEPPVAAEPDHATTFATIQVPRWVGEPERPISQGVERDSVLDVLGIGHYPGTAMPGAVGNFAMAGHRTTYAKPFNRVAELQAGDPLVVRTADTWYVYRVTSTEIVTPAQTEVVAPVPGDPGAAPTERFITLTTCHPMFSARERFIVHGTLDYWAPVADGIPAELLGGA from the coding sequence GTGAGCGTCGAGGCCCCGACCCGGTCGAACCCCCGGCACAGCCGTTCGAGCACGTCGTCGCGCGGCCGCTCGGCGGCGTTCGGGCTCCTCGGCGTCCTCGGCGAGCTGCTCATCACGCTCGGTGTGCTGCTGCTCGCGTTCCTCGTCTGGCAGCTGTGGTGGACCGACGTGGTCGGCAACCGCGCGCAGGCGGACATCGTCCAGGAGCTCGACTGGGACGTCGCGCCCACGGCCCCGACGCCGGGCGCGACCGAGGGGCCGACCGAGCCCGTCGGTCCCGTCGTCGCGGCGCCGCGCCGCGACGAGCCGCCCGTCGCCGCCGAGCCCGACCACGCGACGACGTTCGCGACGATCCAGGTGCCGCGGTGGGTCGGCGAGCCCGAGCGCCCGATCAGCCAGGGCGTCGAGCGCGACAGCGTGCTCGACGTGCTCGGCATCGGCCACTACCCGGGGACCGCGATGCCCGGCGCCGTCGGCAACTTCGCGATGGCCGGCCACCGCACCACGTACGCGAAGCCGTTCAACCGGGTCGCCGAGCTCCAGGCCGGCGACCCGCTCGTGGTCCGCACCGCCGACACCTGGTACGTGTACCGCGTGACGTCGACCGAGATCGTCACGCCCGCGCAGACCGAGGTCGTCGCCCCCGTCCCCGGCGACCCGGGTGCCGCGCCGACCGAGCGGTTCATCACCCTGACCACGTGCCACCCGATGTTCTCCGCGCGCGAGCGGTTCATCGTGCACGGGACGCTCGACTACTGGGCACCCGTCGCGGACGGCATCCCGGCCGAACTCCTCGGAGGCGCATGA
- a CDS encoding rhomboid family intramembrane serine protease, whose translation MSADQPAAAPTGPPEGPPVCPRHPDRVSYVRCQRCGRPTCPECQRQAAVGVQCVDCVAEAARATPANRTIFGGTVRAGRPVVTIAIIAVCVVSYVLQQVSSEWTLRWAFWPAAGEVEPWRFLTVAFLHSPAGVIHIVFNMLALWMVGPFLEQALGRARFAALYGLSAVAGSVGVLLLASPLEQSWYTLTVGASGAVFGLFGAVFVVMRRMRRDVRGIAVVIGLNIVIGFVLPDIAWQAHLGGLVVGAALAAAFAYAPRERRTAVTVGAPVLVGLLLVGLAFAKYALV comes from the coding sequence ATGAGCGCCGACCAGCCTGCCGCTGCGCCCACCGGCCCGCCCGAGGGTCCGCCCGTCTGCCCGCGTCACCCGGACCGTGTGTCCTACGTGCGCTGCCAGCGGTGCGGCCGTCCGACGTGCCCCGAGTGCCAGCGGCAGGCTGCCGTCGGCGTCCAGTGCGTCGACTGCGTCGCCGAGGCCGCGCGCGCGACGCCCGCGAACCGGACGATCTTCGGCGGGACGGTCCGCGCCGGCCGCCCGGTCGTGACGATCGCCATCATCGCGGTGTGCGTCGTGAGCTACGTGCTCCAGCAGGTCAGCTCCGAGTGGACGCTGCGGTGGGCGTTCTGGCCGGCGGCCGGCGAGGTCGAGCCGTGGCGGTTCCTGACGGTCGCGTTCCTGCACTCCCCCGCCGGCGTCATCCACATCGTCTTCAACATGCTCGCGCTGTGGATGGTCGGTCCGTTCCTCGAGCAGGCCCTCGGCCGCGCACGGTTCGCGGCTCTGTACGGCCTGAGCGCCGTGGCCGGCTCGGTCGGCGTGCTGCTGCTCGCGTCGCCGCTCGAGCAGTCCTGGTACACCCTCACCGTGGGCGCCTCGGGCGCCGTCTTCGGGCTGTTCGGCGCGGTGTTCGTCGTGATGCGCCGGATGCGGCGGGACGTCCGCGGCATCGCGGTGGTGATCGGCCTGAACATCGTCATCGGCTTCGTGCTGCCCGACATCGCGTGGCAGGCCCACCTCGGCGGGCTCGTCGTCGGCGCCGCGCTCGCCGCGGCCTTCGCCTACGCCCCGCGGGAGCGGCGCACCGCCGTCACCGTCGGTGCCCCTGTGCTGGTCGGGCTGCTCCTCGTGGGGCTCGCGTTCGCGAAGTACGCCCTGGTCTGA
- a CDS encoding aminodeoxychorismate/anthranilate synthase component II has translation MTRILVVDNYDSFVFTIVGYLNQLGAETVVVRNDAVPPVEERTGFDGVLISPGPGTPAEAGSSMQVIRDCAESATPMLGVCLGHQALGEVFGGTVTHAPELMHGKTSLVEHDGTGVLAGLPTPFTATRYHSLAVVDGTVSDELEVTAEVGSAHGRVVMGLQHRTLPLHGVQFHPESVLTEGGHRLLANWLAVCGDADAVARSEGLNPLVRS, from the coding sequence ATGACCAGGATCCTGGTGGTCGACAACTACGACTCGTTCGTCTTCACGATCGTGGGCTACCTGAACCAGCTCGGCGCGGAGACGGTCGTCGTGCGCAACGACGCCGTCCCGCCGGTCGAGGAGCGCACCGGGTTCGACGGCGTGCTGATCTCGCCCGGGCCGGGCACCCCGGCCGAGGCCGGGTCGAGCATGCAGGTCATCCGGGACTGCGCCGAGAGCGCGACGCCGATGCTCGGGGTCTGCCTCGGGCACCAGGCGCTCGGCGAGGTCTTCGGCGGCACGGTCACGCACGCGCCCGAGCTCATGCACGGCAAGACGAGCCTCGTCGAGCACGACGGCACGGGCGTCCTCGCGGGCCTGCCGACGCCGTTCACCGCGACGCGGTACCACTCGCTCGCGGTCGTCGACGGCACGGTGAGCGACGAGCTCGAGGTCACCGCCGAGGTCGGGTCCGCGCACGGGCGCGTCGTCATGGGTCTGCAGCACCGCACGCTGCCGCTGCACGGCGTGCAGTTCCACCCCGAGAGCGTCCTGACCGAAGGCGGGCACCGGCTGCTCGCGAACTGGCTGGCCGTCTGCGGGGACGCCGACGCCGTCGCCCGGTCCGAGGGGCTGAACCCGCTCGTGCGGTCGTAG